From Neospora caninum Liverpool complete genome, chromosome VIII, a single genomic window includes:
- a CDS encoding Phosphatidate cytidylyltransferase family protein, related, whose amino-acid sequence MLGVDELVAVALCGVVWATVFCEFLRTSDVASPLSQQIASIYSQFADGRDQNGLFLTHIYLALGLALPFVSTPVIRGLPVSSRHLLGLFLVGIGDAAAAVTGALFGKRRLPLSGSKTIAGVMGFIAGSLTVATLEPLGLIGVQQHGWESGVSYGAAFGAIAFGALFEAYTSDIDNLTLPLFGVIVYDNVSEVLRRIR is encoded by the exons ATGCTCGGAGTAGACGAGCTTGtggctgtcgctctctgtggAGTCGTGTGGGCTACCGTCTTCTGCGAATTTTTGAGGACCTCTGATGTTGCTTCGCCTTTGTCACAGCAGATTGCGTCCATATATAGTCAATTCGCAGACGGCCGTGACCAGAACGGGCTTTTCCTGACGCATATTTACCTAGCACTCGGACTGGCGTTGCCGTTTGTTTCGACGCCGGTGATCAGAGGCTTACCGGTTTCTTCGCGGCATCTCCTAGGATTGTTTCTAGTTGGAATCGGAGACGCTGCCGCAGCTGTTACCGGAGCTCTATTTGGAAAACGACGTTTACCGCTGAGCGGCAGCAAAACGATTGCCGGCGTCATGGGTTTCATTGCCGGTTCCTTGACAGTGGCAACGCTAGAGCCACTGGGCTTAATTGGAGTCCAGCAACATGGCTGG GAATCAGGCGTATCGTACGGAGCGGCATTCGGCGCAATCGCATTCGGTGCACTGTTCGAG GCTTACACGTCGGATATTGATAATTTAACCCTTCCGCTTTTTGGAGTTATTGTCTACGACAACGTGTCTGAGGTGCTTCGACGCATACGGTGA